One segment of Comamonas thiooxydans DNA contains the following:
- a CDS encoding HdeD family acid-resistance protein — MPVEIPSMSIMLHRSWWVLLLRGAAAIIFGVLTWMQPAASAAALVLVFGAYVFVDGLLGIYTAIKSRQQSRHWWVVLLWGLTGVVVGVLTVINPAITALVLTIYIGVWALMTGVLQIVAALRLRKEIQGEWVLVLGGLLSVLFGIFVLMQPGAGMMAMLWVLATYAVIFGVLMVILAFKIKKFTA; from the coding sequence ATGCCTGTAGAAATTCCGTCCATGTCCATCATGCTGCACCGTAGCTGGTGGGTGCTGTTGTTGCGTGGCGCCGCCGCCATCATCTTCGGCGTGCTGACCTGGATGCAGCCCGCAGCATCCGCCGCCGCGCTGGTGCTGGTGTTTGGTGCCTATGTGTTTGTCGACGGCCTGCTGGGCATCTACACCGCCATCAAGAGCCGCCAGCAGTCGCGCCACTGGTGGGTGGTTTTGCTGTGGGGGCTGACGGGTGTGGTGGTGGGGGTGCTCACGGTCATCAATCCCGCGATTACTGCGCTGGTTCTGACCATCTATATCGGCGTCTGGGCCTTGATGACTGGCGTGCTGCAGATCGTCGCAGCGCTGCGTCTGCGCAAGGAAATTCAAGGCGAATGGGTGCTGGTGCTCGGGGGGCTGCTCTCGGTGCTGTTCGGCATCTTCGTGCTGATGCAACCCGGCGCGGGCATGATGGCCATGCTGTGGGTGCTGGCGACCTATGCCGTCATCTTTGGCGTGCTGATGGTGATACTGGCGTTCAAGATCAAGAAGTTCACGGCCTGA
- a CDS encoding endonuclease/exonuclease/phosphatase family protein, with the protein MNILTWNVQWCCGMDGLVSVERIVRHALQMGEQSGGLDVLCLQEIAVNYPDLQGRPGDQPAELKALLPGWQIFFGASVDEFTPRGRQRFGNLIATRLPVLLVQHYLLPMPAEADMRCMQRMCSVVTVDDAALGPVRIMTTHLEYFSARQRMAQAGALRALQMQACALADAPPQPASDGSPYQTKPHTRHAVLCGDFNFEPHDPEYAVLSAPWVAGEEGCLQAGQWRNSWDVLYPGQPQPPTFRLVDRTWGAEPGACDLIWVSDSLCQRLHTWSVDSATQASDHQPVMLTLGCASC; encoded by the coding sequence ATGAATATCCTGACCTGGAATGTGCAATGGTGCTGCGGCATGGATGGACTGGTCAGTGTGGAACGCATCGTGCGTCACGCGCTGCAAATGGGCGAGCAGTCCGGCGGACTGGATGTGCTGTGCCTGCAGGAAATCGCCGTCAACTACCCCGATCTGCAAGGCAGGCCCGGTGACCAACCGGCCGAGCTGAAGGCATTGTTGCCGGGCTGGCAGATTTTCTTTGGCGCATCGGTCGATGAGTTCACGCCCCGAGGCCGTCAGCGTTTTGGCAATCTGATTGCCACGCGGCTGCCGGTGCTGCTGGTTCAGCACTATCTGTTGCCCATGCCGGCAGAGGCCGATATGCGCTGCATGCAGCGCATGTGTTCTGTGGTCACGGTCGATGATGCGGCGCTGGGGCCGGTACGCATCATGACCACGCATCTCGAATATTTCTCGGCGCGTCAGCGCATGGCGCAGGCCGGCGCACTGCGTGCCCTGCAGATGCAGGCCTGTGCGCTGGCCGATGCCCCGCCGCAGCCGGCCAGCGATGGCTCGCCCTATCAAACCAAGCCGCATACTCGCCATGCCGTGCTTTGCGGGGATTTCAACTTCGAGCCGCATGATCCCGAATATGCCGTTTTGTCCGCTCCTTGGGTTGCCGGTGAGGAAGGCTGTCTGCAGGCCGGGCAGTGGCGCAATAGCTGGGATGTGCTGTATCCCGGGCAACCGCAGCCGCCGACCTTCAGACTGGTGGATCGAACCTGGGGAGCAGAGCCCGGGGCCTGTGACTTGATATGGGTCAGCGACAGCTTGTGTCAGAGATTGCACACTTGGAGTGTGGACAGCGCCACACAGGCGTCTGACCACCAGCCTGTGATGTTGACGCTGGGCTGTGCTTCTTGCTAG
- the lldR gene encoding transcriptional regulator LldR — protein MPAIRLSDRVAQQLLELIQSTQLQSGAKLPTERALAEQLGVSRTALREAIQKLSSRGVLESRVGAGTFVGSRQPLWHEQAVAPLESLLRDDPQYRYDVLEARQALELSTAWYAAQRATDKDRDRIRRCFDDMLRHQQARDAASAARSDAQFHLAIAEASHNAVLVQLMGSLFELVLGTVAQNRRLMFVHDDLSTLEHLTAQHHNLMQAIVDGEPEQARSAIGQHLAYVHEKLSESDAEAARRKRLDRFSSSSAIFS, from the coding sequence ATGCCTGCCATCCGCCTGTCCGACCGCGTTGCCCAGCAGTTGCTGGAGCTGATCCAGAGCACCCAGCTCCAGAGCGGCGCCAAGCTGCCGACCGAGCGGGCGCTGGCCGAGCAGCTGGGTGTCTCGCGCACGGCGCTGCGCGAGGCCATACAGAAGCTTTCCAGCCGCGGCGTGCTGGAAAGCCGCGTGGGCGCCGGCACCTTTGTCGGCTCGCGCCAACCGCTGTGGCACGAACAAGCCGTCGCGCCGCTGGAGTCCTTGCTACGCGACGACCCCCAGTATCGCTACGACGTGCTGGAAGCACGCCAGGCGCTGGAGCTCAGCACGGCCTGGTATGCGGCCCAGCGTGCCACCGACAAGGACAGGGACCGCATCCGCCGCTGCTTTGACGACATGCTGCGCCACCAGCAGGCGCGCGATGCCGCCAGCGCGGCCCGCTCCGACGCGCAGTTCCATCTGGCGATTGCCGAAGCCTCGCACAATGCCGTGCTGGTACAGCTCATGGGCAGCCTCTTCGAGCTGGTGCTGGGTACCGTGGCCCAGAACCGGCGCCTGATGTTCGTGCATGATGATCTCTCGACGCTGGAGCATCTGACTGCGCAGCACCACAATCTCATGCAGGCCATTGTCGACGGCGAGCCGGAGCAGGCCAGAAGCGCCATCGGCCAGCACCTGGCCTATGTTCACGAAAAGCTGTCCGAGTCGGATGCCGAAGCGGCCCGACGCAAGCGGCTGGATCGTTTCTCCTCTTCCTCCGCCATTTTTTCATGA
- the pbpC gene encoding penicillin-binding protein 1C: MQRYFQPQRMKPSWRAVGLTAALWLGLAASSQAVPSYDEVRSDHRSSETLLLSREGEVLQRLRTDSTVRRGPWVALADVSPALRTALVLSEDKRFYEHSGVDWAAVTAAAWGNLWNTRTRGASTITMQLAGLLDGDWRQGPGGRSVVQKVGQAVAAQVLDRRWRKDQILEAYLNLVPFRGEIVGIAALSQSLYGKAAHGLDAREAAIAAALVRAPNASVERVAQRACGVLQVMVPDDVAARDCSAMQLYTSSVLQRRQWLASEGVAPHFARRWLALPQNRGQEQVRSTLSAPLQRFAVASLQQHLRELQGRNVEDGATVVLDNRTGEILAWVGSSGTLSQASEVDGVTALRQPGSTLKPFLYAQAIAEKRITAASLIEDSSAHIPTQNGLYIPQNYDRRFKGWVSARTALASSLNVPAVRTLVMVTPDAFFEQLKKLGLPLRESGGYYGFSLALGSSEVALLNLTNAYRALGNSGQYRPVSWALPQAESRKAGGKTGDDAVQALDARAAFIVGDILSDNMARAPTFGTDSVLATRFWTAVKTGTSKDMRDNWAVGWSERYTVGVWVGNAGGEAMHSVSGTSGAAPIWAEIMGFLHRNLASHAPRPPAGVLQQQVQFGALAGGGTPIESTRGEWFVEGTQQSLFAMDHVAGSAEPKSPARQKGSKSGNAVAATAVRISRPANGTILALDPDIPPDSQRVQLVARQAGMAAEQDWRDSSLRWRLVTRQYGAPATADKNAQPVMREVPRELGRGSQLGWLPWPGRHKLELLDASGKVLDSIALEVRGAGALVAGPEDIKKKR, encoded by the coding sequence ATGCAGCGGTATTTCCAGCCCCAGAGAATGAAGCCGTCCTGGCGAGCCGTTGGCCTGACGGCCGCTTTGTGGCTGGGTCTTGCCGCCAGCAGCCAAGCCGTGCCCAGCTACGACGAGGTGCGCAGCGACCATCGCTCGTCGGAGACCCTGCTGCTTTCGCGAGAAGGCGAGGTGCTGCAGCGCTTGCGCACCGACAGCACGGTGCGCCGCGGTCCCTGGGTGGCATTGGCCGATGTATCGCCGGCACTGCGCACGGCCCTGGTGCTCAGCGAGGATAAGCGTTTCTACGAGCACAGCGGCGTGGACTGGGCCGCCGTCACCGCAGCCGCCTGGGGCAACCTCTGGAACACACGCACGCGTGGCGCGAGCACCATCACCATGCAGCTCGCCGGTCTGCTGGATGGCGACTGGCGTCAAGGACCGGGTGGGCGAAGCGTGGTGCAGAAGGTGGGGCAGGCCGTGGCAGCCCAGGTGCTGGACAGGCGCTGGCGCAAGGACCAGATTCTCGAGGCCTATCTGAACTTGGTGCCGTTCCGCGGCGAGATCGTGGGTATCGCTGCACTGTCGCAAAGCCTGTACGGCAAGGCCGCACACGGGCTGGATGCGCGCGAGGCCGCCATTGCCGCAGCCCTGGTGCGTGCGCCCAATGCCTCGGTGGAGCGGGTGGCCCAGCGTGCCTGCGGGGTGCTGCAAGTGATGGTGCCCGATGATGTGGCGGCCAGGGATTGCTCGGCCATGCAGCTCTATACCTCCAGCGTGCTGCAGCGGCGTCAATGGCTGGCCAGCGAGGGCGTGGCCCCGCATTTCGCGCGGCGCTGGCTGGCGCTACCCCAGAACAGGGGGCAGGAGCAGGTGCGCTCAACCTTGAGCGCACCCTTGCAGCGCTTTGCCGTGGCCAGCCTGCAGCAGCATCTGCGCGAGTTGCAGGGCCGCAATGTGGAAGATGGTGCGACCGTGGTGCTGGACAACCGAACAGGCGAGATTCTGGCCTGGGTGGGCTCTTCGGGCACGCTGAGCCAGGCGTCCGAGGTCGATGGCGTCACCGCGCTGCGTCAGCCCGGCTCTACGCTCAAGCCTTTTCTCTACGCCCAGGCGATTGCCGAAAAGCGCATCACGGCCGCCTCGCTGATCGAGGATTCATCGGCCCATATTCCCACGCAGAACGGCCTCTACATTCCGCAGAACTACGACCGGCGCTTCAAGGGCTGGGTGTCGGCGCGCACGGCGCTGGCGTCCTCGCTCAATGTGCCTGCGGTGCGCACGCTGGTCATGGTCACGCCCGACGCCTTCTTCGAGCAGCTCAAGAAGCTGGGTCTGCCGCTGCGCGAAAGCGGGGGCTATTACGGCTTCAGCCTGGCGCTGGGCAGCAGCGAGGTCGCGCTGCTCAATCTGACCAATGCCTATCGGGCACTGGGCAATAGCGGTCAATATCGTCCCGTGAGCTGGGCCTTGCCTCAGGCTGAAAGTCGCAAGGCCGGCGGCAAAACCGGCGACGACGCGGTGCAGGCACTGGATGCGCGGGCCGCCTTCATCGTCGGCGACATTCTTTCCGACAATATGGCGCGGGCCCCGACCTTCGGCACCGACAGCGTGCTGGCCACGCGCTTCTGGACGGCCGTGAAAACCGGCACCAGCAAGGATATGCGCGACAACTGGGCCGTGGGCTGGTCCGAGCGCTACACCGTGGGCGTCTGGGTGGGCAATGCGGGTGGCGAGGCCATGCATTCGGTCAGCGGCACCAGCGGCGCAGCGCCCATCTGGGCCGAGATCATGGGCTTTCTGCATCGCAACCTGGCCAGTCATGCACCTCGGCCACCCGCAGGCGTGCTGCAGCAGCAAGTGCAGTTCGGTGCATTGGCCGGCGGCGGCACGCCCATTGAAAGCACGCGTGGCGAATGGTTTGTGGAAGGCACGCAGCAATCCCTGTTTGCCATGGATCACGTGGCTGGCAGCGCAGAGCCGAAAAGCCCTGCCAGACAAAAAGGCAGCAAGTCCGGCAACGCTGTAGCTGCGACCGCTGTCCGCATCTCGCGTCCGGCCAATGGCACGATTCTGGCGCTGGATCCCGATATTCCGCCCGACAGTCAGCGCGTACAGTTGGTGGCGCGCCAGGCTGGCATGGCGGCCGAGCAGGATTGGCGTGACAGCAGCTTGCGCTGGCGCTTGGTGACCCGGCAGTATGGAGCGCCCGCCACAGCAGACAAGAACGCCCAACCCGTGATGCGAGAGGTGCCGCGTGAGCTGGGGCGCGGCAGTCAGCTGGGCTGGCTGCCCTGGCCGGGGCGCCACAAGCTGGAGTTGCTCGATGCCTCCGGCAAGGTGCTGGACAGCATTGCGCTTGAGGTGCGCGGTGCCGGGGCACTGGTTGCCGGCCCCGAGGACATCAAGAAAAAAAGATAG
- the lldD gene encoding FMN-dependent L-lactate dehydrogenase LldD → MIISSTTDYRAAAQKRLPPFLFHYLDGGAYAEKTLARNVDDLADVALRQRVLKDMSQLDTGIELFGEKFSIPVALAPVGLTGMFARRGEVQAAMAADKKGIPFTMSSVSVCPIEEVAPKLGRPMWFQLYVLKDRGFMKNALERAQAAGVSTLVFTVDMPVPGARYRDAHSGMSGPNAAMRRYLQAVTHPHWAVDVGLMGRPHTLGNISTYKGQNVSLEDYMGYLGANFDPSISWSDLEWIRDFWKGPMLIKGILDPEDARDAVRFGADGIIVSNHGGRQLDGVLSSARALPAIADAVKGQIKILADSGVRNGLDIVRLLALGADCTMIGRAFVYALAAEGEAGVTNLLNLLEKEMRVAMTLTSVKKVSEITGDLLVR, encoded by the coding sequence ATGATCATCTCCTCCACCACCGACTACCGCGCGGCTGCGCAAAAGCGCCTGCCGCCCTTTCTGTTTCACTACCTCGACGGCGGCGCCTATGCCGAGAAGACGCTGGCTCGCAATGTCGACGACCTGGCCGACGTGGCCCTGCGCCAGCGCGTGCTCAAGGACATGAGTCAGCTCGATACCGGCATCGAGCTGTTCGGCGAGAAGTTCTCGATTCCCGTGGCACTGGCTCCCGTGGGGCTGACCGGCATGTTCGCCCGCCGTGGCGAAGTGCAGGCTGCCATGGCCGCCGACAAAAAGGGCATTCCCTTCACCATGTCCAGCGTCTCGGTCTGCCCCATCGAGGAAGTCGCGCCCAAGCTGGGCCGCCCGATGTGGTTCCAGCTCTATGTGCTCAAGGACCGGGGCTTCATGAAGAACGCGCTGGAGCGCGCCCAGGCTGCGGGCGTCTCCACCCTGGTCTTCACCGTGGACATGCCCGTGCCCGGCGCCCGCTACCGCGATGCACACTCGGGCATGAGCGGCCCCAACGCCGCCATGCGCCGCTACCTGCAGGCTGTGACCCATCCGCACTGGGCCGTGGACGTGGGCCTGATGGGGCGCCCGCACACGCTGGGCAATATCTCCACCTACAAGGGTCAAAACGTCTCGCTCGAAGACTATATGGGCTATCTGGGCGCGAACTTCGACCCCTCGATCTCGTGGTCGGACCTGGAGTGGATCCGCGACTTCTGGAAGGGGCCCATGCTCATCAAGGGCATCCTCGACCCCGAGGACGCCAGGGATGCCGTGCGTTTCGGGGCCGACGGCATCATCGTCTCCAACCACGGCGGGCGCCAGCTCGATGGCGTGCTCTCGTCGGCACGCGCCCTGCCTGCCATTGCCGATGCCGTCAAGGGCCAGATCAAGATCCTGGCCGACTCGGGTGTGCGCAACGGCCTAGACATCGTGCGCCTGCTGGCCCTGGGCGCGGACTGCACCATGATAGGCCGCGCCTTCGTCTACGCGCTGGCCGCAGAAGGCGAAGCCGGCGTGACCAACCTGCTGAACCTGCTCGAAAAGGAAATGCGCGTGGCCATGACGCTGACCAGCGTCAAGAAGGTCTCGGAGATCACGGGCGATCTATTGGTGCGCTGA
- a CDS encoding carbohydrate ABC transporter permease translates to MTAAAFPSARRSARTDRGVSFYGASWLDTLAAWTLALLWLLPLAYAVWTAFHPSDASTRLDLSAPWTLQNFRHAWDAAPFARYFLNTILLVAMILAVQLLLSTLAAFAFARLRFRGSNLAFALVLIQLMIMPDILLVANYQTMSGLGAVDTLAGIGLPYFASAFAIFLLRQTFMGIPRELDEAARVEGASTLQILWRVYVPLARPVYTAFALVSVSFHWNNFLWPLIITNSVQSRPLTVGLQVFSSVESGVEWSTICAATLMTSGPLLIAFLLFQRQFVQSFMRAGIK, encoded by the coding sequence ATGACCGCTGCTGCATTTCCATCGGCGCGCAGGAGCGCCAGGACGGACCGGGGCGTGAGCTTTTATGGCGCTTCATGGCTGGACACCCTGGCCGCCTGGACGCTGGCGCTGCTGTGGCTGCTGCCGCTGGCCTATGCGGTCTGGACGGCGTTTCACCCCTCCGATGCGTCCACGCGCCTGGATCTGTCCGCGCCCTGGACGCTGCAGAACTTCCGCCATGCCTGGGACGCCGCGCCGTTTGCGCGCTACTTCCTCAACACCATCTTGCTGGTGGCCATGATTTTGGCGGTGCAGCTGCTGCTGTCCACGCTGGCTGCATTTGCCTTCGCACGTCTGCGCTTTCGCGGCAGCAATTTAGCGTTTGCGCTGGTGCTGATACAGCTGATGATCATGCCGGACATTCTGCTGGTTGCGAACTATCAGACCATGTCAGGGCTGGGAGCGGTCGATACTCTGGCTGGCATAGGTCTGCCGTACTTCGCCTCGGCGTTTGCCATCTTTTTGCTGCGCCAGACCTTTATGGGCATACCCCGCGAGCTGGACGAAGCCGCGCGCGTGGAAGGGGCCAGCACGCTGCAGATTCTCTGGCGTGTCTATGTACCGCTGGCCAGGCCGGTCTACACGGCGTTTGCGCTGGTTTCGGTGAGCTTTCACTGGAATAATTTTCTCTGGCCTCTGATCATCACCAACAGCGTGCAGTCGCGTCCGCTCACCGTGGGCCTGCAGGTTTTCTCCAGCGTGGAATCGGGCGTGGAATGGTCGACCATCTGCGCCGCCACACTGATGACTTCAGGGCCGCTGCTTATTGCATTCCTGCTGTTCCAGCGCCAGTTCGTGCAAAGCTTCATGCGTGCGGGCATCAAGTGA
- a CDS encoding VOC family protein produces the protein MPGPAAAGVLIYAKDFQSLAGFYEQVLGMRRLHEDANVIVLESAALQLVIHALPADIAARVKIGTPPQRRADVALKFFVTVPAIAEAESAAQALGGQVFDERWQGPGFAACNAMDKEGNVFQLRENLA, from the coding sequence ATGCCCGGTCCCGCTGCTGCTGGTGTGCTGATTTATGCCAAGGATTTCCAGAGTCTGGCAGGCTTTTATGAGCAGGTTCTGGGCATGCGGCGACTGCATGAAGATGCGAACGTCATCGTGCTGGAGTCCGCAGCGTTGCAGCTGGTGATTCACGCCCTGCCTGCCGATATTGCGGCGCGGGTCAAGATCGGCACGCCACCGCAGCGCCGTGCCGATGTGGCACTCAAGTTCTTCGTCACCGTGCCGGCGATTGCCGAAGCCGAAAGCGCAGCACAGGCGCTGGGCGGGCAGGTGTTTGACGAGCGTTGGCAAGGTCCTGGCTTTGCGGCCTGCAATGCCATGGACAAGGAAGGCAATGTATTCCAGTTGCGCGAGAACTTGGCCTGA
- the lldP gene encoding L-lactate permease, with product MQEIWSQNYDPAGNVWVSALVALIPIIFFFLALTKLRLKGYVAGTITVALSLAVALLFYRMPVANALAAGVYGFFYGLWPIAWIIVAAVFLYKVSVKTGQFDIIRSSILSVTEDQRLQLILVGFCFGAFLEGAAGFGAPVAITAALLVGLGFRPLYAAGLCLIGNTAPVAFGAMGIPVIVAGQVSGVDVMAISQMAGRQLPFMTIIVLFWLMAIMDGWRGVKETWPAVLVGGGSFALGQFLTANYIGPELPDITSAIFALVTLTTFLKFWQPKRIFRFDTEPGAAKIQTTAPAKLTTGMVIKAWSPFIILTAMVTIWSLKPFKALFASGGALSGTVFSIPVPMLHNLVQKMAPVVATPTPYGAVYSFNWLSATGTAILIAAVLAILLLRLKPAVAVKTLGETFRELALPIYSIGMVLAFAFIANYSGLSTTLAMALAHTGKAFAFFSPFLGWVGVFLTGSDTSANALFGALQATTAAQLGLPEVLAVTANTTGGVTGKMISPQSIAIACAAVGLAGKESDLFRFTVKHSLAFLVLIGIICTLQAYVFPWMIPTT from the coding sequence ATGCAAGAAATCTGGTCGCAAAACTACGACCCCGCAGGCAATGTGTGGGTGTCGGCGCTGGTGGCGCTGATACCCATCATCTTTTTCTTTCTCGCGCTGACCAAGCTGCGCCTCAAGGGCTATGTGGCGGGCACCATCACGGTGGCGCTGTCCCTGGCCGTGGCGCTGCTCTTCTATCGCATGCCCGTGGCCAATGCGCTGGCCGCAGGCGTTTACGGCTTCTTCTACGGCCTGTGGCCGATTGCCTGGATCATTGTCGCGGCGGTCTTTCTCTACAAGGTCTCGGTCAAGACCGGGCAGTTCGACATCATCCGCTCGTCGATTCTGTCGGTCACCGAAGACCAGCGTCTGCAGCTGATCCTGGTGGGCTTTTGCTTCGGTGCCTTCCTTGAGGGAGCCGCCGGCTTCGGCGCCCCCGTGGCCATCACGGCAGCGCTGCTGGTGGGCCTGGGTTTCAGGCCTCTGTATGCAGCCGGCCTGTGCCTGATCGGCAATACCGCCCCCGTGGCCTTCGGCGCCATGGGCATTCCCGTCATCGTGGCCGGTCAGGTCTCGGGCGTCGATGTCATGGCCATCAGCCAGATGGCCGGCCGCCAGCTGCCGTTCATGACCATCATCGTGCTGTTCTGGCTCATGGCCATCATGGACGGCTGGCGCGGCGTGAAGGAAACCTGGCCTGCGGTGCTGGTGGGTGGCGGCAGCTTTGCACTCGGACAGTTTCTGACGGCCAACTACATCGGCCCCGAACTGCCGGACATCACCTCGGCCATCTTCGCCCTGGTGACGCTGACCACTTTCCTCAAGTTCTGGCAGCCCAAGCGCATCTTCCGCTTCGACACCGAGCCGGGCGCAGCAAAGATCCAGACGACGGCCCCTGCCAAGCTGACGACCGGCATGGTAATCAAGGCCTGGTCGCCCTTCATCATCCTCACGGCCATGGTGACCATCTGGAGCCTCAAGCCCTTCAAGGCGCTGTTCGCCTCGGGTGGCGCGCTGTCCGGCACGGTCTTCAGCATTCCCGTGCCCATGCTGCACAATCTGGTGCAGAAAATGGCGCCCGTCGTTGCCACGCCCACGCCCTATGGTGCGGTCTACTCCTTCAACTGGCTGTCCGCCACGGGAACCGCGATCCTGATCGCCGCCGTGCTCGCCATTCTTTTGCTGCGCCTCAAGCCAGCCGTCGCGGTCAAGACCCTGGGCGAGACCTTCAGGGAGCTGGCACTGCCCATCTACTCCATCGGCATGGTGCTGGCCTTTGCCTTCATCGCCAACTATTCCGGCCTCTCCACCACGCTGGCCATGGCGCTGGCCCATACGGGCAAGGCCTTTGCGTTCTTCTCGCCCTTCCTGGGCTGGGTCGGCGTATTCCTCACGGGCTCCGACACCTCGGCCAATGCGCTGTTCGGCGCCCTGCAGGCCACGACGGCCGCCCAGCTGGGATTGCCCGAGGTGCTGGCCGTGACGGCCAACACCACCGGCGGCGTGACCGGCAAGATGATTTCGCCCCAGTCCATCGCCATTGCCTGCGCAGCCGTGGGCCTGGCCGGCAAGGAATCGGACCTGTTCCGCTTCACTGTCAAGCACAGCCTGGCCTTCCTGGTGCTGATCGGCATCATCTGCACGCTGCAGGCTTATGTGTTTCCGTGGATGATTCCCACCACCTGA